ATTCGTAGAGGATTTCGCGGAAATAATCGCGGACGCGGCGCTGCGCCCGGATACATTCACCTCGGACGCCGCTGGGCCGGAAATATTCGGCTATCTGGACCATCTTAAGTTAATCCGGTCTGCCGTCGGACGCGCAACCGCGCTAGTTCCGATGAGCCCGCGGCTCGCGTGGCGGTTGTCCAACGTCGTAGGAATGTTCCTGGGGGACGTCGTTCTCACCTGGGACGAAGTCATCGGGCTTATGGACAACCTGCTCGTTTCATCCGAGCCGCCTCTGGGCAAAACCAAGCTTTCGGACTGGATTCGCGGCAACGCGGCTACTCTGGGAATGGAATACCATTCGGAAGTCGCGCGGCACTATTGAAATCACCCGGCGGCTCGTTACATTTGTTACGGTACAATTTATCCGCTTTCAACATTCGGGGAACGACATGAACACACGACTCGCTTTTTTCGTTGCGGCGTTTCTTTCGATATTTCCGCTTCTACTTTCCTGTCCCGCGCAGGGCGGAGAGAACGGCGCGGCAAGCGCGGGCGCCGATTCCGGTGAAGCCGCGCCCGCGGTTTCCGCGAAGCAGGCCGAGCTTGCGCATAATCCCGCTCTGCCTGTCGAGCGCATCAAGCTCCCCCCCGGATTTTCGATTTCGGTTTACGCGTATCCGGTCCCCGGCGCGCGCTCGCTTTGCCTTTCTCCCAAAGGCGTCCTCTTCGTCGGGACGCGCGACAACAACGGCAAGGTTTACTCGATACTCGACGATAACGGCGACGGCGCGGCCGACAAGATACACACGTTCGCGGAGGGGCTGTTCATGCCCAACGGCGTCGCCGTAAAAGACGGCGCGCTGTACGTGGCCGAGGTCAACCGCATCCTGCGCTACGACGGCGCGGAGGCGAGCCCGACCGGATTCCACCAGCCGGTTCTCGTGACCGACGAATATCCGAGCGACACGCACCACGGATGGAAGTTCATCCGCTTCGGCGCGGACGGCATGCTCTACGTTCCCGTCGGCGCGCCCTGCAACGTATGCGAACGCGACGATCCGTACGCGTCGATCACGCGGCTGGACGTCGCGACCGGCGAGTTCAAAGTGATCGCGCGCGGCATCCGAAACACCGTCGGATTCGACTGGGATCCGCTTTCGGGAGACCTGTGGTTCACCGACAACGGCCGGGACATGCTCGGCGACGACATCCCGCCGGACGAGCTCAACCACATGACGCGCGACGGCCAGCATTTCGGTTTCCCGTACATGCACGGAAAGAACATCAAAGACCCGGAATTCGGCGACAAAACTCCCGGCGTCGCGTTCACTCCCGCCGCGCAGGAGCTGGGGCCGCATGTCGC
The window above is part of the bacterium genome. Proteins encoded here:
- a CDS encoding sorbosone dehydrogenase family protein produces the protein MNTRLAFFVAAFLSIFPLLLSCPAQGGENGAASAGADSGEAAPAVSAKQAELAHNPALPVERIKLPPGFSISVYAYPVPGARSLCLSPKGVLFVGTRDNNGKVYSILDDNGDGAADKIHTFAEGLFMPNGVAVKDGALYVAEVNRILRYDGAEASPTGFHQPVLVTDEYPSDTHHGWKFIRFGADGMLYVPVGAPCNVCERDDPYASITRLDVATGEFKVIARGIRNTVGFDWDPLSGDLWFTDNGRDMLGDDIPPDELNHMTRDGQHFGFPYMHGKNIKDPEFGDKTPGVAFTPAAQELGPHVASLGMRFYTGKMFPEEYRNQIFIAEHGSWNRSSPLGARVTLVRLDDSRRPKSYEVFAEGWQGADGKRWGRPVDVLVMPDGALLVSDDMAGAVYRIAYAG